One window of Luteitalea sp. genomic DNA carries:
- a CDS encoding PDZ domain-containing protein has protein sequence MTTSSACDDITTYNLDVFSSTTRSFKIPLLPASLLLLLAATSSASAQEAPASGPTSQSTPPSSQGASRSLPQISQGFGKLVSAVSPSVVQVLATGYGATPEREGASGVVSTQRAGGSGVVLHADGYIVTNAHVVANARRVRVVLPPPAAAGQSIVRPTGAIRDATLVGLDRETDLAVLKIDEKGLSPLPLADSDELGPGHLVMAFGSPLGLENSVTLGVVSALGRQRAPDDPMVYVQTDAPINPGSSGGPLVDASGHVVGINTYIISRSGGNEGVGFAVPSNIVRTVFEQLQTTGRVRRGTLGVLAQTITPTMAAGLGLEQTGGVILADVAPGGPGAAAQLQPGDVVLSLDGRPMENARQFDVNLYSHRVGDRVTLEVQRKGATLRATAAIAERPDDPARFADLVHPTKNLIARLGVLGIGIDATVAKQLPRLRAPGGVLVAGLLAGTPGEGGLEAGDVIVALNGTPVGNLADLRTRVDALPAAGACVLQVQRAQVMLYVVLELE, from the coding sequence GTGACGACCTCGTCTGCTTGTGACGATATCACCACGTATAATCTTGACGTGTTCTCTTCCACGACTCGGTCCTTCAAGATTCCACTTCTGCCGGCAAGCCTCCTGCTCCTGCTGGCGGCTACATCGTCGGCCTCCGCGCAAGAGGCTCCTGCGTCTGGTCCGACGAGTCAATCGACGCCCCCTTCGTCCCAGGGTGCTTCGCGAAGCTTGCCGCAGATCAGCCAAGGTTTCGGGAAGCTGGTCTCGGCCGTCTCGCCCAGCGTGGTGCAGGTCCTCGCCACTGGCTACGGCGCCACGCCGGAGCGCGAGGGCGCTTCCGGCGTGGTCTCGACCCAGCGGGCTGGTGGCTCGGGCGTCGTTCTTCACGCCGACGGCTACATCGTGACGAACGCGCATGTCGTGGCCAACGCCCGACGCGTGCGGGTCGTGCTGCCGCCGCCAGCCGCTGCCGGACAGTCGATTGTTCGCCCGACCGGGGCCATACGCGACGCCACGCTCGTCGGGTTGGACCGCGAGACGGATCTTGCGGTGCTGAAGATCGACGAGAAGGGCTTGTCGCCGTTGCCACTCGCGGACTCGGACGAGCTCGGCCCTGGACATCTGGTCATGGCGTTCGGCAGTCCCCTCGGCTTGGAGAACTCGGTCACGCTGGGCGTTGTGAGCGCGCTCGGACGACAGCGGGCGCCAGACGACCCGATGGTGTACGTGCAGACGGATGCCCCGATCAATCCCGGCAGCAGCGGTGGTCCTCTCGTTGACGCCTCAGGGCATGTTGTGGGCATCAACACGTACATCATCTCGCGGTCGGGCGGGAACGAAGGCGTCGGCTTCGCAGTGCCCAGCAACATCGTTCGTACGGTCTTCGAGCAGTTGCAGACGACGGGCCGCGTGCGACGGGGGACGCTGGGCGTGCTCGCTCAAACCATCACGCCCACCATGGCGGCTGGCCTCGGCCTCGAGCAGACAGGCGGCGTCATTCTCGCGGACGTGGCGCCAGGCGGGCCCGGCGCGGCGGCGCAGCTACAGCCGGGAGATGTCGTGCTCTCACTCGATGGCCGTCCGATGGAGAACGCACGCCAATTCGACGTGAACCTGTACTCGCATCGCGTCGGCGATCGCGTGACGCTCGAAGTCCAGCGGAAGGGTGCCACGCTTCGGGCGACCGCAGCCATCGCCGAGCGTCCAGACGACCCCGCCCGGTTTGCCGACCTCGTTCACCCAACCAAGAACCTCATTGCACGCTTGGGCGTTCTGGGTATCGGGATAGATGCCACCGTCGCCAAGCAGCTTCCACGGCTGCGCGCCCCTGGCGGAGTGCTGGTTGCGGGGCTCCTTGCGGGAACCCCTGGCGAAGGCGGTCTCGAAGCAGGGGATGTGATCGTGGCGCTGAACGGAACGCCGGTCGGCAACCTCGCCGACCTTCGTACGAGAGTCGACGCGCTACCTGCGGCAGGCGCATGCGTGCTGCAGGTGCAACGTGCTCAGGTAATGCTGTACGTCGTGTTGGAGTTGGAGTGA
- a CDS encoding MFS transporter translates to MVALLTGHARRLSFGLFTAFASSFGQTFFIALSVPYILAELAMGEGRFGIVYALATLTSGLSLPVVGRLIDRMPLRLYTSVAVVGLCAAALAMAFAQHTLALAAAILGLRLAGQGVMGHISQTVMARDFTRNRGKALGLAGLGYPLGEALLPGLFVAAASLMGWRGAWLAIAVFAVVVLLPAGMFLGHSPRRSEADNGEHASRVAPEQLTFRDLISDRRFRLVLPVVMVTPLLLTALFLYNAVLGQAKGWSPAWLATAFTGYAVCRALASLGVGPVIDRWTARGVLPLHIAPLFLGLAILSAGTANWVALAYLCLVGLTSGASSSVMSALWAEMYGASQVAAVRSVTAGLTIISTAISPPIIGLLLERGVGFDAIQYGGMLLTLGASALAWRVVRRDRSSPESALSQSDIAA, encoded by the coding sequence ATGGTCGCGTTACTTACGGGTCATGCCCGTCGTCTCTCATTTGGTCTCTTCACCGCGTTCGCTTCGAGCTTTGGTCAAACGTTCTTCATTGCCCTGTCCGTGCCTTACATCCTGGCGGAGCTCGCCATGGGGGAAGGCCGCTTCGGCATTGTCTATGCGCTGGCGACCCTGACGAGCGGCCTGTCGCTGCCGGTCGTTGGCCGGCTCATCGACCGTATGCCGCTCCGTTTGTACACATCAGTCGCCGTCGTGGGACTGTGTGCCGCCGCGTTGGCCATGGCGTTCGCGCAGCATACACTCGCCCTCGCTGCCGCCATTCTGGGACTGCGCCTCGCGGGACAGGGTGTGATGGGCCACATCTCGCAGACCGTCATGGCCCGCGACTTCACGCGCAATCGCGGCAAGGCGCTGGGTCTTGCCGGCCTCGGTTACCCGCTGGGAGAAGCCTTGCTGCCCGGGCTGTTCGTTGCTGCCGCGTCGTTGATGGGCTGGCGCGGAGCCTGGCTCGCCATCGCGGTGTTCGCCGTGGTCGTCCTGTTGCCGGCCGGGATGTTCCTCGGCCACTCGCCACGTCGCTCGGAAGCCGACAACGGCGAGCACGCGTCCCGCGTCGCGCCCGAGCAGCTCACGTTCCGTGATCTCATCAGCGACCGGCGTTTCCGCCTCGTCTTGCCAGTCGTCATGGTCACGCCCCTGCTGCTGACGGCGCTGTTCCTCTACAACGCCGTGCTCGGTCAAGCAAAGGGCTGGTCACCAGCCTGGCTCGCCACCGCCTTCACCGGTTACGCCGTCTGCCGTGCCCTGGCGTCGCTCGGTGTCGGGCCGGTCATCGACCGTTGGACGGCTCGGGGCGTGTTGCCGCTACATATCGCACCGCTTTTCCTTGGCCTGGCGATCCTGAGTGCGGGCACCGCCAATTGGGTTGCGTTGGCATATCTCTGCCTCGTCGGGTTGACCTCCGGCGCGAGCAGCAGCGTGATGTCAGCGCTCTGGGCCGAGATGTACGGGGCCTCTCAGGTGGCTGCGGTTCGCAGCGTAACGGCGGGTCTCACGATCATCAGCACCGCCATCAGCCCGCCCATCATCGGCCTGCTCCTCGAGCGCGGTGTCGGATTCGACGCGATCCAGTACGGGGGCATGCTCTTGACGCTCGGAGCGTCGGCGCTCGCCTGGCGGGTCGTCCGTCGCGATCGTTCCAGCCCTGAATCCGCGCTATCCCAATCCGACATCGCCGCGTAA
- a CDS encoding TIM barrel protein encodes MGAAAVLASTSPARSQPTQPTFSRMPSEGKDTPKICLGAWGRIDDAGMRAFNQIGVDYVLTGGPRNTPWEEAELRARIERFKAAGLTLCNMMISGFNDVIWGKPGADQQIEAVIASIRAAGAAGLPVIEYNFYAHRLTEGYKEELGRGGAGYTAYDYEQSKALPPREDVGTHTRAEQLKRAEQFLKAIVPEAEKANVRLALHPNDPPVPLSRGSEQIMATFEHWKEYLDLVKSPYNGMTFDCGGVTRELGEDPVAVCRYLGERDCINHVHFRNVVVRTPYVDYTEVFPDEGQVDMFGVMRELVRQKYPRAIYPEHPRAIDLDRDRGKIENQYPGGGGFAGEIYNVAYTRAMLQAALSGAEAPM; translated from the coding sequence ATGGGTGCGGCAGCCGTCCTGGCATCGACGTCGCCTGCGCGCTCACAGCCGACTCAACCGACCTTCTCCCGGATGCCGTCCGAGGGCAAGGACACGCCCAAGATCTGCCTGGGAGCATGGGGACGGATCGATGACGCCGGGATGCGCGCGTTCAACCAGATTGGCGTCGACTACGTCCTGACCGGTGGGCCGAGGAACACTCCGTGGGAAGAGGCGGAGCTCCGCGCCCGGATCGAGCGCTTCAAGGCGGCGGGCCTGACGCTGTGCAACATGATGATCTCCGGGTTCAACGACGTGATCTGGGGCAAGCCAGGCGCGGACCAGCAGATCGAGGCTGTGATCGCCTCCATTCGTGCAGCGGGAGCCGCCGGCTTACCGGTCATCGAGTACAACTTCTACGCCCATCGCCTCACGGAGGGCTACAAAGAGGAGCTCGGCCGCGGCGGTGCCGGCTACACCGCGTACGACTATGAACAATCGAAGGCCCTGCCGCCACGCGAGGATGTAGGAACGCACACCCGCGCCGAGCAACTGAAGCGTGCCGAACAGTTCCTGAAGGCCATCGTGCCGGAAGCGGAAAAGGCCAACGTCCGCTTGGCTCTGCACCCCAACGATCCGCCGGTGCCCCTCAGCCGCGGCTCCGAACAGATCATGGCCACCTTCGAGCACTGGAAAGAGTACCTGGATCTCGTGAAGAGCCCGTACAACGGTATGACGTTCGACTGCGGCGGCGTGACGCGGGAGCTGGGCGAGGATCCGGTGGCCGTCTGTCGCTACTTGGGTGAAAGGGACTGCATCAACCACGTTCACTTTCGCAACGTCGTGGTCAGGACACCGTATGTCGACTACACGGAGGTGTTCCCAGACGAGGGCCAGGTGGACATGTTCGGGGTGATGAGAGAGCTCGTTCGGCAGAAGTATCCGCGCGCTATCTACCCCGAGCACCCGCGTGCGATCGACCTGGACCGGGATCGCGGCAAGATCGAGAATCAATATCCCGGCGGCGGCGGCTTCGCGGGTGAGATCTACAACGTCGCCTATACCAGGGCCATGCTACAGGCGGCTCTCAGCGGAGCCGAAGCACCAATGTGA